A stretch of the Leucoraja erinacea ecotype New England chromosome 40, Leri_hhj_1, whole genome shotgun sequence genome encodes the following:
- the esyt1a gene encoding extended synaptotagmin-1 isoform X2, with the protein MLRVILEPLIGDMPLVGAVTLFFIRRPVLEINWTGLTNFLDIPGLSSKSDTVLMDTIASFLVLPNRITCPLVSELHVAELRSPLPRGIVRIHLIEGASLESKDTYVKGLIKGKSDPYAIVRVGTQTFMSKTVSETLNPRWNEMYEVIVHEVPGQLLEIEMFDKDPDQDDFLGRMHLDLGEVMKNQIVDQWFTLNDVERGKVHLKLEWLTLYSDPAKLEQALRVNNSIVAQNSEEPSAAIMVVYVDQAQDLPLKQGTREPNPLVQASLLDKTFESRTVYNTNAPAWEDAFTFFVQNPQQQELDIQVKDDDRQLSLGSLSLSLSQILMSPNMTIDQWFPLEHSGRNSQIYLKIIMRVLVPDAVDLEKIPRARKSTMDKVPGPSKPDKINATTSKLVEASGLGGLIQVPLPTESSAPCSVGTEGVIRIHLLEAENLIAKDNFMRGMVKGKSDPYVKVRAGAQSFRSRTIKENLNPKWHELYEVIVNQIPGQELEFELFDKDIDKDDFLGRLKITYKDIMKSKFMDEWFMLNDVKSGKLHLKLEWLPPSMDSIMLYQVLQANKTIFTQNEAEPSAAILSVYVDRAHELPLKKGKKLPSALAQLTVDHTTFKSQVINSTALPIWEESFSFLVRNPNADCLEVQVKDDNHTLGTLTIPITELLVCTNLTLDKWFQLENSGPNSQIMLKVILGILVSEHSSELFSIQTRDPTGHEVENVAFSASAGDESELKAASSLVNDPSIHSVASFTSEQNANIPESESASSELDLRQRMNRKMDVSESPQIKLTLLYSMQQERLLLVVHSCRNLHSREIPDPYISLILLPDKNKVTKRKTSVKKKTINPEYNETFEFEISLEEAEKKKLDLTVKNNVSFMSKEIGKLHVDLSLLDLSQEIVQWFDLKEE; encoded by the exons GTGCTGGAGATTAACTGGACAGGACTCACCAACTTCCTGGATATTCCAGGGCTGAG TTCAAAGTCTGACACCGTACTTATGGACACCATCGCCTCTTTCCTGGTTTTGCCAAACCGGATTACCTGCCCTCTTGTTTCAGAGCTCCATGTGGCTGAGCTCCGTTCTCCTTTGCCTCGG gGAATAGTACGGATTCACCTCATTGAAGGGGCAAGTCTGGAGTCAAAAGATACATATGTCAAAGGACTCATCAAAGGAAAATCTGATCCATATGCAATTGTACGAGTGGGCACACAGACATTCATGAGCAAGACTGTCAGTGAAACCTTGAATCCCAGATGGAATGAAATGTATGAG GTGATTGTCCACGAAGTTCCTGGTCAGCTGTTGGAAATTGAAATGTTTGATAAAGACCCAGATCAGGATGACTTTCTGGGCAG aATGCATCTGGATCTTGGGGAAGTGATGAAGAACCAAATTGTGGATCAG TGGTTCACTCTAAATGATGTGGAGAGGGGAAAAGTTCATCTGAAACTGGAGTGGCTGACCTTGTACTCTGACCCAGCAAAACTGGAGCAG GCACTTCGTGTAAATAACTCCATTGTTGCACAGAACAGTGAGGAACCCTCTGCTGCCATTATGGTTGTCTATGTGGACCAAGCACAGGATCTCCCG CTAAAGCAAGGAACGAGAGAACCAAATCCTTTGGTACAGGCTTCACTATTGGACAAAACCTTCGAGAGCAGG ACTGTATATAACACAAATGCCCCAGCCTGGGAGGATGCCTTTACATTCTTTGTTCAGAATCCTCAGCAACAGGAGCTGGATATACAG GTTAAAGATGATGACCGTCAGTTGAGTCTGGgatccctgtccctgtctctgtcacAGATTCTGATGAGCCCAAATATGACCATTGATCAGTGGTTCCCACTAGAACACTCTGGACGTAACAGCCAAATTTATTTGAAAATCATAATGCGG GTGCTTGTTCCCGATGCTGTTGATCTTGAGAAAATTCCCAGAGCTCGGAAATCTACAATGGACAAAGTGCCGGGGCCATCCAAGCCTGACAAGATAAATGCGACTACTTCTAAGTTAGTGGAGGCCTCGGGATTGGGGGGCCTGATTCAAGTTCCCTTACCGACTGAAAGCAGTGCTCCCTGCAGTGTGGGGACTGAG GGGGTGATCCGCATTCATTTGTTGGAAGCTGAGAACCTGATCGCAAAGGACAACTTCATGAGGGGAATGGTGAAAGGGAAGTCTGATCCCTACGTCAAAGTGAGAGCAGGAGCCCAAAGCTTCCGAAGTAGAACTATTAAAGAAAACCTCAATCCCAAGTGGCACGAGTTGTACGAG GTGATTGTAAATCAAATTCCTGGTCAGGAGCTTGAGTTTGAGCTCTTTGACAAGGACATAGATAAGGATGATTTCCTCGGAAG ATTGAAGATCACCTACAAGGATATCATGAAGAGTAAATTTATGGATGAG TGGTTCATGCTAAACGATGTCAAATCGGGAAAACTTCATCTGAAGTTGGAATGGTTGCCACCAAGTATGGATTCGATCATGTTGTACCAG GTGCTTCAAGCCAACAAGactattttcacacagaatgAGGCAGAACCATCTGCTGCCATCTTGTCCGTCTACGTGGACAGAGCACATGAGCTTCCT CTGAAGAAAGGAAAGAAGCTTCCCAGTGCACTGGCTCAGCTCACTGTCGATCACACCACATTTAAAAGTCAG GTTATTAATAGCACAGCCCTACCTATTTGGGAGGAGTCGTTTTCATTCCTTGTTAGGAATCCAAATGCGGATTGTCTGGAAGTTCAG GTTAAAGATGACAATCACACCCTGGGGACTCTTACCATTCCAATCACTGAACTGCTGGTCTGCACGAATCTGACCTTAGATAAGTGGTTTCAGCTGGAAAATTCAGGACCCAATAGCCAAATTATGTTGAAGGTTATTCTTGGG ATCCTAGTTTCTGAGCATTCCAGCGAGCTTTTCTCAATTCAGACTCGAGATCCAACCGGCCACGAGGTGGAAAATGTGGCATTCTCAGCTTCAGCGGGTGATGAGAGTGAACTGAAAGCTGCTTCATCATTGGTTAATGATCCCAGCATCCATTCAGTGGCCTCCTTTACTTCAGAGCAAAATGCCAACATTCCAGAGAGCGAGTCAGCATCATCTGAACTGGACCTGCGTCAGAGAATGAATCG CAAAATGGATGTTTCAGAGTCGCCACAAATCAAGCTGACACTGCTGTATAGCATGCAACAAGAAAGACTGCTGCTTGTAGTGCATTCCTGCAG GAACCTCCATTCCAGGGAGATCCCGGACCCGTATATCTCTCTAATTCTGCTCCCTGACAAAAATAAAGTGACAAAGAGAAAAACAAGTGTGAAGAAGAAAACAATTAATCCGGAATATAATGAAAC ATTTGAGTTTGAAATATCGTTGGAGGAAGCAGAGAAGAAAAAGCTGGACCTCACTGTAAAAAACAATGTTTCCTTTATGTCCAAAGAGATTGGAAAG CTCCATGTTGATCTTTCACTGCTTGACCTGAGTCAGGAGATAGTGCAGTG GTTCGATTTGAAGGAAGAATAA